One segment of Brassica napus cultivar Da-Ae chromosome C3, Da-Ae, whole genome shotgun sequence DNA contains the following:
- the LOC111204428 gene encoding patatin-like protein 6, with protein MQRVHNKAPSATVKHHLIKQSNNGGATAEMEMQEPSIETDKLSYEIFSILESKFLFGYDDDPKLMESRSRDPSPEQETSPTAVNGVVPGSIKNQRGKVCVLSIDGGGMRGIIPGKALAYLEQALKLKSGDPNARIADYFDVASGSGIGGIFTAMLFASNDGDRPIFKADDTWRFLAKNGKSFYKSQPGKILNRVMKTGSGSKLEKSMKESFAELTLKDTLKPVLIPCYDLASSAPFLFSRADALETDGYDFKLWEVCRATWAEPGVFEPVEMRSVDGKTRCAAVDGGLAMSNPTAAAITHVLHNKQEFPFVRGVEDLLVLSLGTGQLVDVKYECDKVMKWKAKQWARPAVRISADGAADTVDQAVSMAFGQCRRSNYVRIQADGSSFGPCKPNVDTDASPSNVNMLVGVAEEMLKQKNVESVLFGGKKINEESNFEKLDWLAGELVLEHQRRSCRIAPTVAFKQSTDRRSDQKTIFKDIDCMF; from the exons ATGCAAAGAGTACACAATAAAGCTCCGTCGGCGACTGTTAAGCATCATTTAATCAAACAGAGCAACAACGGCGGAGCCACGGCGGAGATGGAGATGCAAGAACCGAGCATCGAGACTGATAAGCTCAGCTACGAGATCTTCTCCATTCTCGAAAGCAAGTTTCTTTTCGGATACGACGACGACCCGAAGCTCATGGAGTCTCGGAGCAGAGACCCGAGTCCAGAGCAAGAAACATCACCGACGGCTGTAAACGGCGTCGTTCCGGGATCCATCAAGAACCAGAGAGGGAAAGTCTGTGTTTTGAGCATCGACGGCGGCGGAATGAGAGGGATCATACCCGGAAAGGCTTTGGCTTATCTGGAGCAAGCGCTGAAGTTGAAGTCGGGTGACCCGAATGCCCGGATCGCCGATTACTTCGACGTCGCTTCTGGTTCCGGTATCGGCGGGATCTTCACGGCGATGCTTTTCGCTTCGAACGACGGTGACCGTCCGATCTTCAAAGCGGATGACACGTGGAGGTTCCTAGCGAAGAACGGTAAAAGCTTTTATAAATCCCAACCGGGGAAGATCCTAAACCGGGTTATGAAAACCGGGTCCGGTTCGAAGCTCGAGAAGTCCATGAAGGAGTCGTTCGCTGAGCTGACCCTCAAGGACACGCTTAAACCTGTTCTGATTCCTTGTTACGACCTCGCGAGCTCAGCACCTTTCCTTTTCTCGCGCGCCGATGCGTTAGAAACGGACGGCTACGATTTCAAGCTGTGGGAAGTTTGTAGAGCCACGTGGGCCGAGCCGGGAGTGTTCGAGCCTGTGGAGATGAGATCAGTGGATGGTAAAACGCGGTGCGCTGCGGTTGATGGTGGATTGGCTATGAGTAATCCTACGGCCGCGGCGATCACTCATGTGCTGCATAATAAGCAAGAGTTTCCGTTTGTTAGAGGCGTTGAGGATTTGCTTGTGTTGTCACTTGGTACGGGGCAGTTGGTGGATGTGAAGTATGAATGTGATAAGGTTATGAAATGGAAGGCTAAGCAATGGGCTCGTCCCGCGGTTCGCATTTCTGCCGATGGCGCGGCTGATACTGTGGACCAGGCCGTTTCCATGGCGTTTGGTCAGTGTAGAAGGAGTAACTATGTCCGTATTCAG GCGGATGGGTCAAGCTTCGGTCCATGCAAACCAAACGTAGACACAGACGCTAGTCCAAGCAATGTGAATATGCTTGTGGGAGTAGCAGAGGAGATGTTGAAGCAGAAGAACGTGGAATCGGTTCTGTTTGGTGGTAAGAAAATCAATGAAGAAAGCAATTTCGAGAAGCTGGATTGGTTAGCCGGTGAACTCGTGCTTGAACACCAGAGGAGGAGTTGCAGAATTGCTCCCACTGTAGCGTTCAAACAATCCACCGACAGAAGAAGTGATCAGAAGACGATTTTCAAGGATATTGATTGTATGTTTTGa